Proteins co-encoded in one Nitrospirota bacterium genomic window:
- a CDS encoding dihydroorotate dehydrogenase: MKTSLNINIAGISLSNPVMLASGTAGYGEDISEHCDLNKVGAIIVKGIALKPTYGNPPVRICETPSGMLNAIGLPNIGVDAFIRDKVPFLRKFATRVIVNIFGSTIEEYAEVAARFNGVEGVDALEVNISCPNIKEGGIAFGTDLDSTKLVVRAVRSATTLPVIIKLSPNVTDIASFAKVCEEEGADALSVINTLIGMSIDTETWRPRLGNITGGLSGPAIRPVAVRMVWQVCKSVNIPVIGMGGIVTANDAIEFFLAGASAVAVGTANFINPNVSIEIVEGIEKYMESRGLMSIKELIGALRI; encoded by the coding sequence ATGAAGACTTCATTAAACATAAATATCGCAGGAATATCATTATCCAACCCTGTTATGCTTGCCTCCGGTACGGCAGGGTATGGGGAAGATATTTCCGAACACTGTGACCTTAACAAGGTCGGGGCAATAATAGTAAAGGGTATTGCACTGAAACCTACTTATGGTAACCCTCCTGTTCGTATATGTGAAACACCTTCGGGAATGCTGAATGCTATCGGGCTTCCAAATATTGGGGTTGATGCATTTATAAGAGACAAGGTACCTTTTTTAAGAAAATTTGCAACAAGGGTGATTGTAAATATATTCGGTTCAACCATTGAGGAATATGCTGAAGTTGCAGCCCGTTTTAATGGGGTAGAAGGGGTTGACGCACTTGAGGTCAATATATCATGCCCTAATATAAAAGAAGGCGGGATTGCATTTGGAACTGACCTTGATTCCACCAAATTGGTGGTACGGGCTGTCAGAAGCGCAACAACACTGCCGGTAATAATAAAATTGTCCCCCAATGTAACTGACATAGCCTCTTTTGCAAAGGTCTGTGAGGAAGAGGGGGCAGATGCATTATCAGTCATTAATACCCTGATCGGAATGTCCATTGACACTGAAACATGGAGGCCCAGGCTCGGCAATATAACAGGAGGACTGTCCGGCCCGGCAATCAGGCCGGTTGCAGTAAGGATGGTGTGGCAGGTTTGCAAGTCTGTAAACATACCGGTTATAGGAATGGGCGGTATAGTAACTGCAAATGATGCAATTGAATTCTTCCTTGCAGGGGCAAGTGCAGTTGCAGTCGGTACTGCTAACTTTATAAACCCGAATGTCTCTATAGAGATTGTTGAGGGAATTGAGAAGTACATGGAATCAAGAGGGCTTATGTCTATAAAGGAACTTATAGGGGCATTAAGGATATAA
- a CDS encoding SAM-dependent chlorinase/fluorinase, which yields MNLITLTTDFGYKDPFVGMMKGVIYNINDSATIVDITHGITSQNILEGAFIISKSFKYFPDNTVHVVVVDPGVGSNRRPLLIASSGHYFVGPDNGVFSMIIENDPYSRVFEVTEEKYFLKSVSSTFHGRDIFAPVAAWLSKGFSTGSFGRVIEDYSKIKIPPVERRLSKVSGSVIYIDIFGNIITNIPRGVVDELLQKGISPSNVHIDICGHKISGIRKCYADTKEGEQGIIINSFNLIEIYTYSGNAATNLNAHKGDTVEISF from the coding sequence ATGAACTTAATTACACTTACAACAGACTTCGGCTACAAAGACCCTTTTGTCGGGATGATGAAGGGGGTTATATACAACATCAATGATTCAGCAACTATCGTGGATATTACCCATGGGATTACAAGCCAGAATATTCTGGAAGGTGCGTTTATCATCAGCAAATCTTTCAAATACTTTCCTGACAATACTGTTCATGTCGTGGTTGTTGACCCGGGCGTGGGGAGCAACAGGCGGCCTCTGCTCATAGCATCATCAGGTCACTATTTTGTAGGCCCTGATAATGGTGTGTTTTCAATGATAATTGAGAATGACCCGTATTCAAGGGTGTTTGAGGTGACAGAAGAAAAGTATTTTCTTAAAAGTGTCAGTTCTACTTTTCATGGCCGTGACATATTTGCACCTGTTGCCGCATGGCTATCTAAGGGATTCTCAACAGGCTCCTTCGGCAGGGTTATTGAAGACTACTCAAAGATAAAGATTCCTCCTGTTGAGAGAAGACTGTCTAAGGTAAGCGGGTCTGTAATCTATATTGATATTTTCGGTAATATAATTACCAATATCCCGCGAGGCGTTGTGGATGAACTTCTACAAAAGGGTATATCACCTTCCAATGTTCACATAGATATCTGCGGACATAAAATCTCCGGCATCAGGAAGTGTTATGCAGACACAAAAGAAGGGGAACAGGGCATAATCATAAACAGCTTTAACCTCATTGAAATCTACACATATTCAGGAAATGCAGCCACAAACCTAAATGCACACAAGGGTGATACGGTTGAGATTAGTTTTTGA